Proteins from one Luteibaculum oceani genomic window:
- a CDS encoding amidohydrolase, translated as MNKIVFTLLVLCTVGCGFKSEKADLIIHNAKIYSLDEQNSVHQAIAIRGDSIVALGAEREILNKFSGKQIDAKGATLYPGFIDAHSHLYGYSLTQIQLDLKGVKSESEMLAKIAAFKKANPTLKAITGRGWDESEWPTKKLPSRTRIDSIVPNIPLLLGRVDGHSAIVNKAALDLADFNSETTIEGGYVDYNNGILKEVAVQVVADKLPFNITDFDKLINRGANNCIEAGLTTVCDAGLPLEVLKNYQDLAAKGNLPVRLYAMAEPSQENFHYYKTQGTVDEPFFKQYAVKAYADGSLGSRSAALIGDYHDDEGNSGILTTSPDSLEKIAELCDALGLQLNTHCIGDRALNVTLNAYSKFLKPNNDKRWRIEHVQVVQESDLDLFGKLGVVPSVQPTHATSDAKWAAERLGPNRLNLSYAYQTLTKQLGWIALGTDFPVEDIDPIATFYSAVFREDIGGKLNEKFLAEEALTREQALRGITIWAALSMHMEDEVGSLETGKKADLVLLNTDLLEANPEAIKNTSVLLTIIGGKVVFKK; from the coding sequence ATGAATAAGATAGTTTTTACCCTTTTAGTATTATGTACCGTAGGATGTGGATTTAAATCTGAAAAGGCAGATTTAATCATTCACAATGCCAAAATTTATTCACTAGATGAACAAAACTCGGTTCACCAGGCCATCGCTATTCGCGGTGATAGCATTGTAGCCTTGGGAGCTGAAAGAGAAATATTAAACAAATTTTCTGGTAAGCAGATAGATGCAAAGGGAGCAACTTTGTATCCTGGTTTTATCGATGCCCACTCCCATTTGTATGGATACAGTTTAACTCAAATTCAACTCGACCTTAAAGGGGTTAAATCGGAGTCTGAAATGCTAGCTAAGATCGCCGCATTTAAAAAGGCTAATCCAACTCTCAAAGCTATTACAGGACGAGGTTGGGATGAATCTGAGTGGCCTACGAAAAAACTACCAAGCAGAACTCGAATTGACTCTATTGTTCCCAACATCCCCCTCCTTTTAGGACGTGTGGATGGACATAGCGCAATTGTAAATAAGGCAGCGCTAGATCTGGCTGACTTTAACTCTGAAACTACAATTGAAGGTGGTTATGTTGACTACAACAATGGAATTTTGAAAGAGGTTGCCGTGCAAGTTGTTGCAGACAAGCTGCCATTTAACATTACAGATTTTGACAAGCTAATAAATCGTGGAGCTAATAATTGCATTGAAGCTGGTTTAACTACCGTTTGCGATGCTGGATTACCTCTCGAAGTTTTAAAAAATTACCAAGATTTAGCGGCTAAAGGCAATTTACCGGTTCGCTTATACGCCATGGCTGAACCAAGCCAGGAAAATTTCCATTATTACAAAACTCAAGGAACTGTAGACGAACCCTTTTTCAAGCAATACGCCGTTAAGGCATATGCAGATGGATCGCTTGGTTCGCGAAGTGCAGCTTTAATAGGTGATTATCATGATGACGAAGGGAACTCTGGAATTTTAACAACCTCTCCTGATTCACTTGAAAAAATTGCAGAACTATGCGATGCGCTTGGCCTCCAATTAAATACCCATTGTATTGGAGATAGAGCATTAAACGTAACGTTAAATGCGTACTCTAAATTCTTAAAACCCAATAATGATAAACGCTGGAGAATTGAGCATGTGCAGGTTGTTCAAGAATCGGACCTCGATTTATTTGGAAAACTTGGCGTGGTGCCGTCTGTGCAACCCACCCACGCAACCTCTGATGCAAAATGGGCGGCAGAGCGATTAGGACCAAACCGATTAAACCTATCTTATGCGTACCAAACCCTTACCAAGCAACTTGGATGGATTGCCTTGGGAACAGATTTTCCCGTGGAAGACATAGATCCCATTGCAACTTTTTATTCCGCTGTTTTCAGGGAAGATATCGGTGGAAAGCTAAACGAGAAATTCCTCGCTGAAGAAGCCTTAACAAGAGAACAAGCACTAAGGGGAATAACCATTTGGGCAGCCTTAAGTATGCATATGGAAGACGAGGTAGGGAGTCTGGAAACTGGTAAAAAGGCAGACTTAGTCTTACTCAATACCGATTTATTAGAGGCAAACCCCGAAGCCATAAAAAACACTTCAGTTCTACTAACAATAATTGGAGGAAAAGTGGTCTTTAAAAAATAA
- a CDS encoding SDR family NAD(P)-dependent oxidoreductase, with protein sequence MRKRTILITGATSGFGLALAKIASKGANRLIICGRRQERLEKLAKELADSCEVFTLCFDVQNEDLVKKAFSNLPDAWKNIDILINNAGLALGKGNLAEGEISDWDQMIDTNLKGILYVTKHLYPFLNKSGNGHIVNVGSIAGKEVYPGGNVYCASKHAVDAITKAMRQDFLKDQIRVSQVAPGAAETEFSLVRFKGDSDKAKTVYKGFNPLQAEDVANCIYFVINTPNHVCINDLVVMPSQQANSTTFNKYE encoded by the coding sequence ATGAGGAAACGAACCATTTTAATCACTGGTGCCACTTCTGGCTTCGGACTTGCTTTGGCAAAAATAGCTTCAAAAGGCGCAAATCGACTCATTATTTGCGGTAGACGGCAGGAGAGACTTGAAAAACTGGCTAAAGAATTAGCAGACTCCTGCGAAGTTTTTACTCTTTGTTTCGATGTACAAAATGAAGACCTAGTAAAAAAAGCATTTTCTAATCTTCCCGATGCATGGAAGAATATAGATATTCTGATCAACAACGCGGGACTTGCACTTGGCAAAGGAAATCTGGCAGAAGGTGAAATAAGCGATTGGGACCAGATGATTGACACCAACCTTAAGGGAATTCTATACGTAACCAAACACCTTTATCCCTTTTTAAATAAATCAGGAAACGGCCATATAGTTAATGTGGGATCTATTGCTGGAAAAGAGGTGTATCCAGGGGGAAATGTTTATTGCGCCAGTAAGCATGCGGTAGACGCCATTACAAAAGCTATGAGGCAGGATTTTTTAAAAGATCAAATTCGCGTATCCCAAGTTGCCCCCGGAGCTGCTGAAACCGAGTTTTCATTGGTGCGATTTAAAGGAGATTCCGATAAGGCTAAAACGGTATATAAGGGCTTTAACCCACTTCAAGCTGAAGATGTTGCAAACTGCATTTACTTTGTAATTAACACCCCCAACCATGTCTGCATAAACGACCTTGTAGTTATGCCATCTCAACAAGCAAACAGCACAACCTTTAATAAATATGAATAA